A portion of the Tenacibaculum todarodis genome contains these proteins:
- a CDS encoding S1/P1 nuclease yields MKFKLFLLIPFFFLGKSTSEETFFWGQNGHRATAKIAENHLKKRVKKKIDKLLNGQSLAFVSTFADEIKSDRAYSKYYSWHYINMDLHETYATTAKNPKGDLVTGINECIKILKDKNSTDEDKSFHLKMLVHFVGDLHQPLHIGQREDKGGNTVQVQWFGTGTNLHSVWDTKMIEEWNMSYLELADNAKDLTKKQIKAIEAGTLVEWVDEVHELTKKVYSSAKVGENLRYRYSYDHFGTVRDQLQKGGIRLAKILNEIFC; encoded by the coding sequence ATGAAATTCAAATTATTTTTATTAATACCTTTCTTTTTCTTAGGTAAATCAACATCAGAAGAAACTTTTTTCTGGGGACAAAACGGTCATAGAGCAACAGCTAAAATTGCTGAGAATCACCTAAAAAAGAGAGTTAAAAAGAAAATTGACAAACTATTAAATGGACAAAGTTTGGCTTTTGTTTCAACTTTTGCAGATGAAATAAAGTCAGATAGAGCATATAGTAAGTATTATTCTTGGCACTATATTAATATGGATTTGCATGAAACGTATGCCACTACAGCAAAAAATCCTAAAGGAGATTTAGTTACTGGGATTAATGAATGTATCAAAATTTTAAAAGATAAAAATAGTACAGATGAAGATAAATCTTTCCATTTAAAAATGTTAGTTCATTTTGTGGGAGATTTACATCAGCCTTTGCATATTGGACAAAGAGAAGATAAAGGAGGAAATACTGTTCAGGTTCAGTGGTTTGGTACTGGAACAAATTTACATTCAGTTTGGGATACAAAAATGATTGAAGAATGGAACATGAGTTATTTAGAATTAGCAGATAATGCTAAAGACTTAACTAAAAAACAAATTAAAGCCATTGAAGCAGGAACTTTGGTAGAATGGGTAGATGAAGTACACGAATTAACAAAAAAGGTATATAGTTCTGCTAAAGTAGGAGAGAACTTACGTTACAGGTATTCATACGATCATTTTGGTACTGTTAGAGATCAGTTGCAAAAAGGTGGAATACGTTTAGCTAAGATTTTAAATGAAATTTTCTGTTAA
- a CDS encoding SPFH domain-containing protein: MESEKIIKPANGYLMLAVTFALFFGSIFITFNQKQPVFLLITLVAFIGFFGFILVNPNTSKVILLFGKYVGTIKQNGLYWANPLYKKKTVSLRASNFDSERLKVNDKLGNPVMISTILVWRVTDTYKAAFDVDNYENFVRVQTDAAVRKLASMYPYDNFADEGHDEDITLRSSVNEVSEALEKELEERLSIAGIEVLEARIGYLAYAQEIASAMLKRQQATAIIAARHKIVQGAVDMVEMALEELNKKQIVELDEERKAAMVSNLLIILCGDKEASPVLNTGTLNH, translated from the coding sequence ATGGAATCAGAGAAAATTATTAAACCCGCAAACGGTTATTTAATGTTAGCAGTAACATTCGCATTATTTTTTGGTAGTATTTTTATAACTTTCAATCAAAAGCAACCTGTATTTTTACTTATAACATTAGTAGCTTTTATTGGATTTTTTGGATTTATTCTTGTTAATCCAAATACTTCTAAAGTTATTTTACTTTTTGGAAAATATGTTGGAACTATAAAACAAAACGGTTTGTATTGGGCTAATCCACTGTATAAAAAGAAAACTGTTTCTTTAAGAGCAAGTAATTTTGATAGTGAACGTTTAAAAGTAAACGACAAATTAGGTAATCCGGTTATGATTTCTACCATTTTGGTTTGGCGTGTTACAGATACCTATAAAGCTGCTTTTGACGTAGATAATTACGAAAACTTTGTGCGTGTACAAACTGATGCTGCAGTAAGAAAACTAGCAAGTATGTATCCGTATGATAATTTTGCAGATGAAGGTCATGATGAAGATATTACGCTTAGATCTAGTGTAAATGAGGTTTCAGAAGCTTTAGAAAAGGAATTAGAAGAACGCCTTTCCATTGCTGGTATCGAGGTTTTAGAAGCTAGAATAGGTTATTTAGCGTATGCACAGGAAATAGCTTCTGCAATGTTAAAAAGACAACAAGCAACTGCAATTATTGCTGCACGTCATAAAATTGTACAAGGTGCTGTAGATATGGTAGAAATGGCATTAGAAGAATTAAACAAAAAACAAATTGTTGAGTTAGATGAAGAACGAAAAGCTGCTATGGTTAGTAATTTACTAATTATTTTATGTGGAGATAAAGAAGCTTCACCTGTTTTAAATACGGGAACGTTGAATCATTAA
- a CDS encoding DUF4177 domain-containing protein yields the protein MKEYKVVTLKLGLRNRIEKFEDLLNQYAREGWILKEMPQNWNAIVLERNKNR from the coding sequence ATGAAAGAATATAAAGTAGTAACCTTAAAATTAGGTCTAAGAAATAGAATTGAAAAATTTGAAGATTTATTAAACCAGTATGCAAGAGAAGGTTGGATTTTAAAAGAAATGCCGCAAAACTGGAATGCTATTGTTTTAGAAAGAAACAAAAATCGTTAA
- a CDS encoding alpha/beta hydrolase, whose product MTRFITYLIIVLISYVTSFAQVKSEDILIKNEGVELPGTLSFSGENTPLLIWIHGSGGVDRNGNAPQYIKQFRDSINANNISFFSYDKRTANKNNIVFLKQGVLFNDFVLDAKTVVNHFKNDKRFSEIILVGHSQGSLIAMLASENTNKYISLAGAGETIDKTLVRQLSAQNPLLGQSVKSHLKELMETGTIKEVNPMLAAMFSEPNLPFLKSWVSINPTEEIKKLTLPMLILNGTKDLQVPVKDAENLHNANPNSKLVLIENMNHVLKDIQKDDDNLKSYYSADFPLSTTLIKTVVTFVKK is encoded by the coding sequence ATGACACGATTTATAACATACCTAATAATAGTTTTAATAAGTTATGTAACTTCATTTGCACAAGTAAAAAGTGAAGATATTCTCATAAAAAATGAAGGTGTAGAATTACCCGGAACCTTATCTTTTTCTGGAGAAAACACACCATTATTAATCTGGATTCATGGTTCTGGCGGCGTAGATAGAAACGGAAATGCACCACAATACATCAAACAATTTAGAGACAGTATTAACGCTAATAACATTTCTTTTTTTAGTTACGATAAAAGAACGGCCAACAAAAACAACATTGTTTTCTTAAAACAAGGCGTCTTATTTAACGACTTTGTTTTAGACGCAAAAACAGTTGTTAATCACTTTAAAAATGATAAAAGATTCTCAGAAATTATTTTAGTTGGTCACAGTCAAGGTTCACTAATCGCCATGTTAGCTTCAGAAAACACAAACAAATATATTTCGTTAGCTGGTGCTGGAGAAACTATTGATAAAACATTAGTAAGACAATTATCTGCTCAAAATCCACTTTTAGGGCAATCAGTAAAAAGTCATTTAAAAGAATTAATGGAAACTGGCACAATTAAAGAAGTAAACCCAATGTTAGCCGCTATGTTTTCCGAACCTAATTTACCTTTCTTAAAATCTTGGGTTAGCATAAATCCAACAGAAGAAATTAAAAAACTAACACTACCAATGTTAATTTTAAACGGAACAAAAGATTTACAAGTTCCTGTAAAAGATGCCGAAAACTTGCACAATGCTAATCCAAATTCTAAATTAGTATTAATTGAAAACATGAATCACGTTTTAAAAGACATTCAAAAAGACGATGACAATTTAAAATCGTATTATTCGGCAGATTTCCCATTATCAACAACACTAATAAAAACCGTTGTAACCTTTGTAAAAAAATAA
- a CDS encoding Arc family DNA binding domain-containing protein produces the protein MAKKKAFALRVNEDMIKAIEKWAADEFRSTNGQIEWMLMQALKDAKRAPKKKEE, from the coding sequence ATGGCAAAGAAGAAAGCTTTCGCGTTGCGAGTAAATGAAGATATGATAAAAGCCATTGAAAAATGGGCTGCAGACGAGTTTCGTTCCACAAACGGACAAATAGAATGGATGTTAATGCAAGCACTTAAAGACGCAAAAAGAGCACCTAAAAAGAAGGAAGAATAA
- a CDS encoding VPS10 domain-containing protein, whose translation MKKLLTILFLSSASLLFSQEFSMDLVKNMKPRNIGPGGMSGRVTSIDVVETNPEIMYVGTASGGIWKSTSGGIKWEPIFEKELTASIGAVAIQQSNPSVIWAGTGEGNPRNSLNGGFGIYKSLDAGKTWKSMGLEKTRHIHRVIIHPTNPDIVYVGAIGSPWGEHQERGVYKTTNGGKTWKQILFNNIKTGAADLIMDPSNPNKLIVAMWEHKRDPWFFNSGGKGSGLYITHDGGDNWKKVTEKEGFPKGELGRIGVAIAPNNPDVIYALVEAKKNALYKSEDGGFKWKKINDKPGIGNRPFYYSEIYVDPTNENRLYTVFTYVNVSQDGGKSFKQLMPAYGVDNGIHPDHHAWWIHPTNGKFMIDGNDGGLNITKDGGKTWRFIGNIPVAQFYHINVDNEFPYNVYGGMQDNGSWRGPAYVWKAQGIRNSYWQEISFGDGFDVVPDKDNSRYGWTMSQQGSVSRYDWQTGNNYGVKPTHKDANVKLRFNWNSAINIDPFDNSTLYFGSQFVHKSTDKGLTWNVISPDLSTNNPEKLKQAESGGLTMDATGAENHCTILVIEPTPLEKDVLWAATDDGQVHITKNGGATWTNVAKNLRGLPENSWITQIKASNKNKGEALLVANDYRRFNYEPYAYRTKNYGQTWERIVDNNYVEGFTQCIIEDPENANLLFLGTDDGLYISINAGKKWTKWTNGFPTVPVKDLVIHPREHDLVIGTFGRAAWILDDIRPLREIAKNNVTNQKLILFAPPTAYQAASQQPTGSRFGADAMYQGENRKRGAQISYYINKPKKSLEKRQKTKDKKEDSKNVIKFDSIKLEIFDGARQIRTLKFKTPKENGLHKTTWYLREKGVARASRRIRKQTREPGGVTVKPGTYRLKMTFGDVVSEQNIKVEFDPRLQISEAAINQKYDASKELETYQEKIANVVKQLVESKNTATSLKSEFTKEDKEKYKAEIKSSKNIIKKIDSLIAMYLGTVDKRQGITRNPEVTINNRFGQASRYIRSRFGEQTNTETVLLNQFKESFKEGIEKTNTFFTEDWSKYKLDVEKIDISPFKKVQEFSKN comes from the coding sequence ATGAAAAAATTACTCACAATTCTATTTTTAAGTAGCGCTTCGCTACTATTTTCGCAAGAGTTTTCAATGGATTTAGTAAAAAACATGAAGCCAAGAAACATTGGTCCTGGCGGAATGTCGGGTCGTGTTACTTCAATTGATGTTGTAGAAACAAACCCAGAAATAATGTACGTTGGTACAGCTTCTGGAGGAATTTGGAAATCTACTTCTGGCGGTATAAAATGGGAACCAATTTTCGAAAAAGAATTAACAGCTTCAATTGGTGCAGTTGCAATTCAGCAATCTAATCCAAGTGTAATTTGGGCAGGAACTGGAGAAGGAAATCCAAGAAATAGTTTAAATGGCGGTTTCGGAATATACAAATCATTAGATGCAGGAAAAACTTGGAAATCTATGGGATTAGAAAAAACACGTCATATTCATCGTGTAATCATTCATCCTACAAATCCTGACATTGTATATGTTGGAGCAATTGGTTCTCCTTGGGGAGAACACCAAGAAAGAGGTGTTTATAAAACTACCAATGGCGGAAAAACGTGGAAACAAATTTTATTCAACAATATAAAAACAGGCGCTGCGGATTTAATTATGGATCCATCAAATCCTAATAAATTAATAGTTGCCATGTGGGAACACAAACGTGATCCTTGGTTTTTTAATTCTGGAGGAAAAGGAAGTGGTCTTTACATTACACATGATGGCGGAGATAACTGGAAAAAAGTTACGGAAAAAGAAGGTTTCCCAAAAGGAGAACTAGGAAGGATTGGTGTTGCAATTGCACCTAATAATCCTGATGTAATTTATGCTTTAGTGGAAGCAAAAAAGAATGCGTTGTACAAAAGTGAAGATGGCGGATTCAAATGGAAGAAAATAAACGATAAACCTGGTATTGGAAATCGCCCTTTTTATTATTCAGAAATTTATGTAGATCCAACAAATGAAAATAGATTATATACTGTTTTCACGTATGTAAATGTTTCTCAAGATGGCGGAAAATCGTTCAAACAATTAATGCCTGCTTATGGTGTAGATAATGGAATTCATCCAGATCATCATGCTTGGTGGATTCATCCAACAAACGGAAAATTTATGATTGATGGAAATGATGGCGGTTTAAACATTACCAAAGATGGTGGTAAAACATGGCGTTTTATTGGCAATATTCCTGTTGCGCAATTTTACCATATAAATGTTGATAATGAGTTTCCATATAATGTCTACGGAGGAATGCAAGACAATGGTTCTTGGCGTGGTCCAGCGTATGTTTGGAAAGCACAAGGAATTAGAAATTCTTATTGGCAAGAAATTAGTTTTGGTGATGGTTTTGATGTAGTTCCAGACAAAGATAATTCTCGTTACGGATGGACAATGAGCCAACAAGGTTCTGTTTCTCGTTACGATTGGCAAACGGGTAATAATTACGGTGTAAAACCAACGCATAAAGATGCGAATGTAAAATTACGTTTCAATTGGAATTCAGCCATAAATATTGATCCTTTTGATAATTCAACGCTCTACTTCGGAAGTCAGTTTGTACATAAATCTACTGATAAAGGATTAACGTGGAACGTTATTTCACCAGATTTATCTACCAATAATCCAGAGAAATTAAAACAAGCAGAAAGTGGTGGTTTAACAATGGATGCAACGGGTGCAGAAAATCATTGTACAATTTTAGTTATTGAACCAACTCCTTTAGAAAAGGATGTACTTTGGGCAGCAACAGATGACGGGCAAGTTCACATTACAAAAAATGGTGGTGCAACTTGGACAAACGTTGCTAAGAATTTAAGAGGTTTACCAGAAAACTCTTGGATTACACAAATAAAAGCATCCAACAAAAATAAAGGTGAAGCGCTTTTAGTTGCCAATGATTACAGACGTTTTAATTACGAACCGTATGCGTATAGAACCAAAAATTACGGACAAACTTGGGAACGTATTGTTGATAACAATTATGTAGAAGGTTTTACGCAATGTATTATTGAAGATCCAGAAAATGCTAACTTATTATTCTTAGGAACGGATGACGGATTGTATATTTCCATAAATGCAGGAAAAAAATGGACAAAATGGACAAACGGATTCCCAACAGTTCCTGTAAAAGATTTAGTAATTCATCCTCGTGAACACGATTTAGTAATTGGAACGTTTGGTAGAGCTGCATGGATTTTAGATGATATTAGGCCTTTACGAGAAATAGCAAAGAATAATGTTACGAATCAAAAACTAATATTATTTGCACCTCCAACTGCGTATCAAGCCGCTTCACAACAACCTACAGGAAGTAGATTTGGAGCAGATGCAATGTATCAAGGAGAAAACAGAAAGCGCGGAGCACAAATTTCTTATTACATTAATAAACCTAAAAAGAGTTTAGAGAAAAGACAAAAGACAAAAGACAAAAAAGAGGATTCAAAAAATGTTATCAAATTCGATTCTATAAAACTTGAAATCTTTGATGGTGCAAGACAAATTAGAACCCTAAAGTTTAAAACTCCAAAAGAAAATGGTCTTCATAAAACAACCTGGTATTTAAGAGAAAAAGGAGTTGCAAGAGCTTCAAGGAGAATTAGAAAACAAACCAGAGAACCTGGTGGAGTTACTGTAAAACCAGGTACTTATCGTTTAAAAATGACGTTTGGTGATGTTGTTTCTGAACAAAACATTAAAGTTGAGTTCGATCCAAGATTACAAATTTCTGAAGCGGCTATTAATCAAAAATATGATGCGAGTAAAGAATTGGAAACCTATCAAGAAAAAATTGCAAACGTTGTAAAACAATTGGTAGAAAGTAAAAACACTGCAACTTCTTTAAAATCAGAGTTTACAAAAGAAGACAAAGAGAAGTATAAAGCTGAGATAAAATCTTCAAAAAATATTATTAAAAAAATTGATAGTTTAATAGCGATGTATTTGGGCACAGTTGATAAACGCCAAGGGATTACTCGTAATCCAGAAGTTACAATTAACAATCGTTTTGGGCAAGCAAGCAGATATATTCGTTCTCGTTTTGGAGAACAAACTAATACAGAAACAGTGCTATTAAATCAATTTAAAGAGTCTTTTAAAGAAGGAATTGAAAAAACAAATACGTTCTTTACTGAGGATTGGTCTAAATATAAATTAGATGTTGAAAAAATTGACATTTCTCCTTTCAAAAAAGTACAAGAATTTTCTAAAAATTAA
- a CDS encoding DUF2490 domain-containing protein: protein MKKVLFTLIILFSLNNFAQNTPEKELGVWYMYNGSHQISNKFSLKTMAHFRFFEIGDDMQQFIGRLGANYKINNNMSATLGYSYLNTDGTFGFDGGNINEHRIYEDFNLKHKINALGFAHRLRAEQRFFNSETGHFLRYQIALNYPLDNKWSTYLYNETFLDFNGEAFNQNWLGAGLKYKLSKVVKLQAGYQRISVNNGGDFNRIQLGIAISTDHRKKAKI from the coding sequence ATGAAAAAAGTACTTTTTACCTTAATTATTTTATTTTCTTTAAACAACTTTGCACAAAACACTCCTGAAAAAGAATTAGGTGTTTGGTACATGTATAATGGCTCTCATCAAATTTCAAATAAATTTAGTTTAAAAACGATGGCGCATTTTCGTTTTTTTGAAATTGGAGATGATATGCAACAATTTATTGGGCGTTTAGGAGCTAATTATAAAATAAACAATAACATGAGCGCCACTTTAGGGTATTCATATTTAAACACAGACGGTACTTTTGGATTTGATGGAGGAAACATAAATGAACACAGAATCTATGAAGATTTCAACCTAAAACACAAAATTAACGCATTAGGTTTTGCACATCGTTTAAGAGCAGAACAACGTTTTTTCAATTCTGAAACTGGTCATTTTTTACGTTATCAAATTGCTTTAAATTACCCTTTAGATAACAAATGGTCTACTTATTTATATAATGAAACATTTTTAGATTTCAATGGTGAAGCTTTCAATCAGAATTGGTTAGGAGCAGGTTTAAAATACAAACTTTCTAAAGTAGTTAAACTACAAGCTGGTTATCAAAGAATAAGCGTTAATAATGGAGGCGATTTTAATAGAATTCAATTAGGCATTGCTATTAGTACAGATCACAGAAAAAAGGCTAAGATTTAA
- a CDS encoding DUF819 domain-containing protein translates to MEAPIFTNDAIVFGILMISLGFVFYTESKTDGFWPKFYKIVPGLFMAYFIPAIFTTLGFISPEWETTNVAGKIVKGKSQLYYVASRFLLPAALVLMTLSIDLKAIFNLGNKALIMFFTGTVGIIIGGPLAILLISIFSPETVGGADFDAVWRGLSTLAGSWIGGGANQTAMLEIYQYNPQKYGGMVFVDIVVANVWMAILLIGIGKKDKINKWLKADTSAIEELKEKVSKFTLGVKRNPTLTDFMIMLAIAFGTVGFGHFASSFLSDFFSGLVAKIQSETWRNIFTFLGSGFFWLISISTIIAIILSFTKAKNYEGAGASKLGSIFIYILVATIGMKMDLTLIFDNVGLIAIGVVWMSIHAGLLILVAKLIKAPYFFLAVGSQANVGGAASAPIVAQAFHPSLATVGVLLAVFGYAIGTVGAILCTILMEIASKV, encoded by the coding sequence ATGGAAGCACCTATTTTCACAAACGATGCAATCGTATTCGGAATTTTAATGATTTCACTCGGATTCGTATTTTATACAGAAAGTAAAACTGACGGATTTTGGCCTAAGTTTTACAAAATAGTTCCAGGCTTATTCATGGCGTACTTTATTCCTGCAATTTTTACAACCTTAGGTTTTATTTCCCCAGAATGGGAAACAACAAATGTTGCGGGAAAAATTGTAAAAGGAAAATCTCAGTTATACTATGTTGCAAGTAGGTTTTTATTACCTGCAGCCTTAGTTTTAATGACATTAAGTATCGATTTAAAAGCAATTTTTAACTTAGGAAATAAAGCCTTAATTATGTTTTTTACAGGAACTGTGGGAATTATAATTGGTGGTCCTTTAGCAATCTTATTAATTTCTATCTTCTCTCCAGAAACCGTTGGAGGAGCAGATTTTGATGCCGTTTGGCGTGGACTTTCTACACTAGCAGGAAGTTGGATTGGCGGTGGTGCAAACCAAACAGCCATGTTAGAAATTTATCAATACAACCCTCAAAAATACGGAGGAATGGTATTTGTTGATATTGTTGTTGCCAATGTTTGGATGGCAATTTTATTAATAGGAATTGGTAAAAAAGACAAGATAAACAAATGGCTAAAAGCTGATACTTCTGCTATAGAAGAATTAAAAGAAAAGGTATCAAAATTCACTTTAGGTGTTAAAAGAAACCCAACATTAACTGACTTTATGATTATGTTAGCAATAGCCTTTGGAACTGTAGGTTTTGGGCATTTTGCGTCTTCTTTTTTAAGTGATTTCTTTAGCGGTTTAGTAGCAAAAATTCAATCGGAAACATGGAGAAATATTTTCACTTTTTTAGGTTCAGGTTTCTTTTGGTTGATTAGTATTTCAACTATTATAGCAATCATATTATCGTTTACAAAAGCGAAGAATTACGAAGGTGCTGGAGCAAGTAAATTAGGTAGTATTTTTATTTACATTTTGGTAGCAACTATTGGTATGAAAATGGATTTAACCTTGATTTTTGACAATGTTGGTTTAATAGCAATTGGTGTAGTTTGGATGTCTATCCATGCTGGATTACTAATTTTAGTAGCAAAATTGATAAAAGCACCGTATTTCTTTTTGGCTGTTGGTAGTCAAGCAAACGTTGGTGGTGCAGCCTCTGCACCTATTGTTGCACAAGCATTTCATCCATCATTAGCAACTGTTGGTGTTTTATTAGCTGTGTTTGGATATGCAATTGGTACAGTTGGCGCAATTTTGTGTACAATTTTGATGGAAATAGCTTCAAAAGTATAA
- a CDS encoding DUF4369 domain-containing protein, translating to MKKIVALVTLAVLVFSCADKKQGNMLVQGKIKGLKKGTLYLQKMNDTVLVSIDSVKLLGDDTFLLSDNVKDPVMYYLTFDGNTTEKRIMFFGEEGTITINDKIEEFGYAPEVTGSKNQDVIKEFKKIDSRFKNQRLDFIKQDFEARAAKDDNKIKQLEEDYKRMMRKRFLFTTQFAKNNGDSEAAPYIALTELFDANIKLLDTINNSLTAKVKASDYGKRLQKFIDEVKVKEIK from the coding sequence ATGAAAAAAATAGTAGCATTAGTAACTTTAGCAGTTTTAGTTTTTTCTTGTGCTGACAAGAAACAAGGAAATATGCTTGTTCAAGGTAAAATTAAAGGGTTAAAAAAAGGGACACTATATCTTCAAAAAATGAATGATACAGTATTAGTTTCTATCGATTCTGTAAAATTATTAGGAGATGACACATTTTTATTATCTGATAATGTCAAAGACCCTGTAATGTATTATTTAACCTTTGATGGAAATACGACTGAGAAACGCATTATGTTTTTTGGTGAAGAAGGAACAATAACAATAAATGATAAAATTGAAGAGTTTGGTTATGCTCCAGAAGTTACAGGTTCTAAAAACCAAGATGTTATAAAGGAGTTTAAAAAAATTGATTCTCGTTTTAAAAACCAACGTTTAGATTTTATAAAACAAGATTTTGAAGCAAGAGCTGCAAAAGATGATAACAAAATAAAGCAATTAGAGGAAGACTATAAAAGAATGATGCGTAAACGCTTTTTATTTACTACACAATTTGCTAAAAATAATGGAGATAGTGAAGCTGCGCCATATATTGCATTAACAGAGTTATTTGACGCTAATATTAAATTATTAGATACTATAAACAATTCTCTTACAGCTAAAGTTAAAGCTTCTGATTATGGTAAACGTTTACAAAAGTTTATTGATGAAGTAAAAGTTAAAGAAATTAAGTAA
- a CDS encoding phage tail protein, with the protein MEPFLGQIQAFGFNFAPRGWALCNGQLLPISSNSALFSLLGTSFGGDGRTSFGLPDLRGRSIVHVGNGPGLSNISWGERGGAEQVYLNTTNMPSHNHTAVINATNGDGDESIPNGGFLANSGNIDFYAEGNQTGVALNNGSITVGNTGGNLPFQNRNPFLGIYVSIAMQGIFPSRN; encoded by the coding sequence ATGGAACCATTTTTAGGTCAGATCCAAGCTTTTGGATTTAATTTCGCCCCGAGAGGTTGGGCTTTATGTAACGGACAACTATTACCAATATCAAGTAATTCAGCACTTTTTTCATTATTAGGAACCTCATTTGGTGGAGACGGTAGAACTTCTTTTGGTTTACCGGACTTAAGAGGTAGAAGTATTGTACATGTAGGCAATGGCCCTGGATTATCTAACATTAGTTGGGGAGAAAGAGGTGGAGCTGAACAAGTATATTTAAATACTACCAATATGCCGTCTCACAACCATACAGCTGTAATAAATGCTACCAATGGAGATGGTGATGAATCTATACCAAATGGAGGGTTTTTAGCAAATTCTGGAAACATCGATTTTTATGCAGAAGGAAACCAAACTGGTGTTGCTCTTAATAATGGTTCAATTACTGTTGGTAATACTGGTGGTAATTTACCATTTCAAAACAGGAACCCTTTTCTAGGTATTTATGTAAGTATAGCAATGCAAGGTATTTTTCCTTCGAGAAACTAA
- a CDS encoding ABC transporter substrate-binding protein — protein MSIKVGILIPRSDMFPTLGKDFINGLSLAFNKEDAVNITYIIEGVGNATDESVLRIAEKFILQEQVDITLGFCGSNLLERIIKLYDSYKEPFIHLDLGGILLETYQTSPYVVHHTLNLWQSSFIAGKYAANNIGKKGAFSTSYYDGGYHLLDAFIRGYTSEGGEIVHNYVSNVDYDSETFETNLITIQELKPNVVFALFSYKEADKFFNAVQNSPIDNSIPIISIPLMVDEYYMKNEYNLSNVYSIASWSFNDDSSKMTLFKEQYLNKYNQQPNIFSLLGNEAYEIIKVFDLNYNDKKIATILKKNIVTTCRGKITYNTANESEIKQYILRQFKYAASESEYQNRILSRINKPASFGITKERASSLTNSGWKNPYICT, from the coding sequence ATGAGCATAAAAGTTGGTATTCTTATTCCTAGATCTGACATGTTTCCAACTTTAGGAAAAGATTTTATTAATGGTCTTTCATTAGCTTTTAATAAAGAAGATGCTGTTAATATTACATATATTATTGAAGGAGTAGGCAATGCAACTGATGAAAGTGTTTTAAGAATTGCTGAAAAGTTTATTTTACAAGAACAAGTAGATATTACTCTTGGGTTTTGTGGATCTAATCTTTTAGAAAGAATTATTAAATTATATGACTCTTATAAAGAACCTTTTATTCATTTAGATTTAGGTGGAATTCTTTTAGAAACATACCAAACAAGTCCTTATGTTGTTCATCATACATTAAATCTTTGGCAATCATCATTTATTGCAGGCAAATATGCTGCTAATAATATCGGAAAAAAAGGAGCTTTTTCCACTTCATACTATGACGGTGGTTATCATTTATTAGATGCTTTTATTAGAGGTTACACATCTGAAGGAGGAGAAATAGTACACAATTATGTTAGTAATGTAGATTATGATTCAGAGACATTTGAAACTAATTTAATAACTATTCAAGAATTAAAGCCTAATGTCGTTTTTGCTTTATTTAGTTATAAAGAAGCAGATAAATTTTTTAATGCTGTTCAAAATTCGCCAATAGATAATTCAATTCCTATAATTAGTATTCCATTAATGGTAGATGAATATTATATGAAGAATGAATACAACCTTAGCAATGTATATTCTATAGCTTCTTGGTCTTTTAATGACGATTCTTCTAAGATGACTTTATTTAAAGAGCAATACTTAAATAAATATAATCAACAACCAAATATTTTTAGCCTTTTAGGCAATGAAGCCTACGAAATTATTAAAGTATTTGATTTAAATTATAATGATAAGAAAATTGCAACAATACTTAAAAAAAATATAGTAACAACTTGCAGAGGAAAAATAACATACAATACAGCTAATGAATCAGAAATAAAACAATATATTCTTAGGCAATTTAAATACGCTGCTTCAGAATCAGAATACCAAAACAGGATTTTATCTAGAATTAACAAACCAGCTTCTTTTGGAATTACAAAAGAAAGAGCTAGCAGTTTAACAAACTCTGGATGGAAAAACCCTTATATTTGTACTTAA